Proteins found in one Equus przewalskii isolate Varuska chromosome 20, EquPr2, whole genome shotgun sequence genomic segment:
- the TTC33 gene encoding tetratricopeptide repeat protein 33 — translation MASFGWKRKIGEKVSKATSQQFEAEAADEKDVAENDEGTWLHAIKRRKEILLEGCAEKSKQLKDEGANLAENKRYREAIQKWDEALQFTPNDAALYEMKSQVLMSLHEMFPAVHAAEMAVQRNPHSWESWQTLGRAQLGLGEIVLAIRSFQVALHIYPMNPEIWKEDLSWARTLQEQQKVAQRIKKSEAPAEVTHFSPKSIPDYDFESDEIVAVCAAIAEKQKTISANKTMVIVSASGTVETVTEKEDGAAPPDGSVFIKAR, via the exons ATGGCTTCATTTGGATGGAAGAGGAAAATTGGCGAGAAGGTCTCCAAGGCCACTTCCCAGCAGTTTGAAGCTGAAGCTGCTGATGAGAAGGATGTAGCTGAGAATGATGAAGGAACCTGGCTACATGCTATTAAACGTAGGAAAGAAATTCTCCTTGAAGGCTGTGCTGAGAAAAGTAAACAACTGAAGGATGAAGGAGCCAATTTGGCTGAAAATAAAAG ATACCGAGAGGCGATTCAGAAATGGGATGAAGCGCTCCAGTTCACCCCGAATGATGCCGCCCTGTACGAGATGAAGTCACAG GTCCTGATGTCTCTTCACGAAATGTTCCCAGCAGTCCATGCAGCAGAAATGGCTGTCCAGAGAAATCCACACTCATGGGAGTCTTGGCAGACTTTGGGACGAGCTCAGCTTGGCTTAGGAGAGATAGTCTTG GCAATTCGGAGTTTTCAAGTAGCCCTTCACATCTACCCAATGAACCCTGAAATATGGAAAGAAGACCTTTCTTGGGCAAGAACGCTCCAGGAGCAGCAGAAGGTAGCACAGAGGATTAAAAAAAGTGAAGCACCAGCGGAAGTAACCCATTTCTCACCAAAGTCAATTCCTGACTATGACTTTGAAAGTGATGAGATTGTTGCTGTTTGTGCAGCTATTGCTGAAAAACAGAAGACCATCTCAGCAAATAAAACAATGGTGATTGTGTCGGCCTCTGGGACTGTGGAGACGGTAACTGAGAAGGAAGATGGTGCTGCCCCACCAGATGGCTCTGTTTTTATCAAAGCCCGATGA